DNA sequence from the Gemmatimonadales bacterium genome:
GCAGGTAGAGCCCGCGGGCCGCGAGCCGTTCGGCCACCGGGGCCTCGGTGCGGCGGAACCGGCCGCGCAGGGCCGGCTGCTTGTGAATGGGGTGGAAGAAGGCCCGCGTCCCGATGCTGCGCCGCCGCAGCTCCTCGCGCAGCTCGTCG
Encoded proteins:
- a CDS encoding DegT/DnrJ/EryC1/StrS family aminotransferase gives rise to the protein DELREELRRRSIGTRAFFHPIHKQPALRGRFRRTEAPVAERLAARGLYLPSGPGRTDAEVDEVIAAVRELAARP